The Rhodospirillaceae bacterium genome contains a region encoding:
- a CDS encoding SgcJ/EcaC family oxidoreductase has product MTDRFLSHTLTGLACAGLFMMLVSASAFSYEKRGGTAEDYAAIEAIEVRWQAAYGARDFDALAELYTEDGWVMARRQPAMRGRAQIRDFFQSVAEDTKLAVTFDVEELEVIGDYAWNTARFALTYQSMSGAAPVHDFGRALILYKKGLDGLWRIHRDMDTPTPDAEDMSPPTPR; this is encoded by the coding sequence ATGACAGATAGGTTTTTATCACATACTTTAACCGGCTTGGCATGTGCTGGCCTCTTTATGATGTTGGTGTCGGCGTCTGCCTTCAGCTATGAAAAACGCGGTGGCACAGCAGAAGATTATGCCGCCATTGAAGCGATAGAAGTGCGATGGCAGGCCGCTTACGGGGCACGAGATTTTGATGCTTTGGCTGAACTTTACACTGAAGACGGATGGGTAATGGCACGCCGTCAACCGGCCATGCGCGGGCGCGCACAAATCCGAGATTTTTTTCAGTCTGTTGCAGAAGATACCAAACTCGCGGTGACTTTTGATGTCGAAGAACTAGAGGTGATTGGCGATTATGCCTGGAATACAGCCCGCTTCGCCTTAACGTATCAATCTATGTCAGGTGCGGCACCTGTTCATGATTTCGGCCGCGCTTTGATCTTGTACAAAAAAGGTTTAGACGGTCTTTGGCGTATCCATCGTGATATGGATACACCAACGCCAGACGCCGAAGATATGAGCCCCCCAACCCCACGTTAA